A genome region from Arthrobacter sp. V1I9 includes the following:
- a CDS encoding GerMN domain-containing protein has translation MPETAAPRRARGAFNGARSAVLAGLLVVIPALAGCIAEPGPAPTGILSASPAGPGSTSGAPSTSAPLETTQSSNKAPVYWIGGSDSNVFLYREFRDVPEQENPVTRALRAMMSEKPLDPDFFTPWQNPSQLATSISGKDVITVDVSEDAFNSNLDADMAARAIQQLVYTATAAAASSGLIDSGQQIRVRILVDGHTDYVAFNHVQLGSLMARTSGLVAPVWIIDPQENVEVGDGSVKITGRSTVPGGKLRWQILRSEEDGNKTPFLTGETTAAADPAQAGVFTLALTLPEGDFELRVAQTSNPEGPEDGNEDTRSFRVR, from the coding sequence TTGCCGGAAACCGCAGCGCCCCGCCGCGCCCGAGGAGCCTTCAACGGCGCCCGTTCGGCGGTCCTTGCCGGTCTCCTGGTGGTAATTCCTGCCCTTGCGGGCTGCATCGCCGAACCGGGCCCGGCCCCCACCGGCATACTGTCCGCCAGCCCCGCCGGCCCGGGAAGCACATCCGGCGCCCCCTCCACGAGCGCTCCCCTGGAAACCACCCAGTCCTCCAATAAGGCACCCGTCTACTGGATCGGCGGCAGCGACAGCAATGTCTTCCTTTACCGGGAGTTCCGGGACGTTCCCGAGCAGGAGAATCCCGTGACGCGGGCCTTGCGCGCCATGATGTCCGAAAAGCCGCTGGATCCCGACTTCTTTACCCCATGGCAGAACCCCAGCCAGCTGGCCACCTCGATTTCCGGCAAGGACGTCATCACGGTGGACGTCTCGGAAGATGCCTTCAACAGTAACCTCGACGCCGATATGGCCGCCCGGGCCATCCAGCAATTGGTGTATACAGCCACCGCGGCGGCCGCGAGCTCGGGGCTGATCGACTCCGGGCAGCAGATCCGGGTCCGGATCCTCGTGGACGGACACACCGACTACGTCGCCTTCAACCATGTACAGCTGGGTTCCCTCATGGCCCGCACCTCGGGACTGGTGGCTCCCGTCTGGATTATAGACCCCCAGGAAAACGTGGAAGTGGGCGACGGCAGTGTCAAGATCACCGGGCGAAGCACAGTGCCGGGAGGCAAGCTCCGCTGGCAGATCCTGCGGTCCGAGGAAGACGGGAACAAGACACCCTTCCTGACCGGGGAAACAACGGCAGCCGCGGATCCGGCCCAGGCGGGAGTGTTCACCCTCGCCCTTACCCTGCCTGAGGGTGACTTCGAGCTCCGGGTGGCCCAGACCTCAAATCCGGAAGGCCCGGAAGACGGCAACGAAGACACCCGGAGTTTCAGGGTCCGCTAG
- a CDS encoding LCP family protein has translation MPLWLKITTGVLSVALVGALAFAGFWFLRLQNNISKAPLNAGGVNAEPVSGATGRMQILILGSDTRDGKNAGYGTADDSKGYGKSDVMMLMDISEDNKRVSVISFPRDLLVDIPECTDGQTNKTFPARSGVMINEAMNEAGIGCAVDTVNQLTGLEVDHFMMADFNAVKELSKAVGGVDVCISDAVHDPDSGLRLPKGTSAVEGEMALAFLRTRHAFADGGDLGRIRAQQGFLSSLTRKIKDEGTLSDPGKMLRIADVVTQNLTVDEGLASVPSLLTIGNRLKDIDISKVAFVSVPTTPALIDPNRLQMAEPAGSQLFAAMRNDIDLTDPTAPATPAPSKTTAPPTAAPSETAPPLPPYDKAIQPVTVANGSGVPGRAQEIVQALIAGGFTQAAQFEATAVEQSVVYYGADYKDVAVDVAAKLKIPAAQVLPAPAVSGVQVYLGTDFTSGATYGGSVALPKDIVNQTAGDARCQQANPFLIVPS, from the coding sequence ATGCCGCTGTGGTTGAAAATCACCACAGGCGTGCTGTCGGTGGCCCTCGTGGGAGCCCTCGCGTTCGCGGGATTCTGGTTTTTGCGTCTCCAGAACAACATCTCCAAGGCTCCGTTGAATGCGGGCGGTGTAAATGCCGAACCGGTCAGCGGAGCGACCGGGCGGATGCAGATCCTGATCCTGGGATCGGACACCCGCGACGGCAAGAACGCCGGGTACGGCACCGCGGACGATTCGAAGGGCTATGGCAAATCCGACGTCATGATGCTGATGGACATTTCCGAGGACAACAAGCGCGTCAGTGTCATCAGTTTCCCGCGCGACCTGCTGGTGGACATTCCCGAGTGCACGGACGGGCAGACCAATAAGACTTTTCCCGCCCGCAGCGGTGTGATGATCAACGAAGCGATGAACGAGGCCGGTATTGGCTGCGCCGTTGACACCGTCAACCAGCTGACTGGACTGGAAGTGGACCACTTCATGATGGCGGACTTCAATGCGGTGAAGGAACTGTCCAAGGCAGTGGGCGGCGTGGACGTATGCATCAGTGACGCCGTCCATGACCCTGATTCCGGACTCCGGCTCCCCAAAGGCACGTCCGCGGTAGAGGGTGAGATGGCCCTCGCCTTCCTGCGGACCCGCCACGCATTTGCCGACGGCGGCGACCTGGGACGCATCCGGGCCCAGCAGGGGTTCCTGTCCTCCCTGACCCGGAAGATCAAAGATGAGGGAACCCTGTCAGACCCCGGCAAGATGCTGAGGATCGCCGATGTCGTCACGCAGAACCTGACGGTGGACGAGGGACTCGCGTCAGTTCCCAGCCTGCTCACCATCGGTAACCGGCTCAAGGACATCGACATCAGCAAGGTCGCGTTTGTGTCGGTTCCCACCACGCCCGCCCTTATTGACCCGAACAGGCTCCAGATGGCCGAACCGGCCGGTTCCCAACTGTTCGCCGCGATGCGGAACGATATTGACCTGACCGACCCCACCGCGCCGGCCACCCCTGCGCCCTCAAAAACCACTGCTCCACCCACGGCGGCTCCCAGTGAAACGGCCCCTCCGCTGCCGCCCTACGACAAGGCGATCCAGCCTGTTACGGTGGCCAACGGCAGCGGCGTGCCAGGCCGGGCACAGGAAATTGTGCAGGCCCTGATCGCCGGCGGATTCACGCAGGCGGCACAGTTTGAGGCGACGGCCGTGGAACAGTCCGTTGTCTACTATGGCGCCGACTATAAGGACGTTGCTGTTGACGTTGCCGCGAAGCTTAAAATCCCGGCGGCGCAGGTGCTGCCGGCTCCGGCAGTGTCGGGCGTCCAGGTTTACCTGGGTACCGACTTCACGTCCGGGGCCACCTACGGCGGCTCTGTGGCGCTGCCGAAAGACATCGTCAACCAGACAGCCGGAGACGCCCGCTGCCAGCAGGCCAACCCGTTCCTCATCGTGCCCAGCTAG
- a CDS encoding DUF3097 domain-containing protein, with amino-acid sequence MHYQNWGAQDLSAPARAQLPEVPVERGMVLEDVQSGWVGAVTRVEKSGGMHVVALEDRRGKSRSFRLGFGFLLEGQAIRLMPPAPRLPAGPGTAGGRTASGSVRVAGQRAQVAKASRIWVEGKHDAELVEKVWGDDLRVEGIVVEPLHGIDDLAAAVADFRPGPGRRLGVLVDHLVPDSKESRIAGSVMASPGAAGNVLIVGHPYVDVWQAIRPAVLGIEKWPVVPRGQDWKTGVLAAFGWPHETKEDIGLGWQKLLGAVRSYADLEASLLGRVEEVIDFLTVP; translated from the coding sequence ATGCATTACCAGAACTGGGGAGCCCAGGACCTGTCCGCACCTGCCAGGGCGCAACTGCCCGAGGTGCCCGTGGAGCGTGGCATGGTGCTGGAAGACGTCCAGTCCGGGTGGGTTGGCGCGGTAACCCGGGTGGAGAAGTCGGGAGGAATGCACGTGGTGGCACTGGAAGACCGCCGCGGCAAGTCCAGGTCCTTCCGGCTGGGATTCGGGTTCCTCCTTGAAGGCCAGGCAATCCGCCTGATGCCCCCGGCCCCGCGGCTGCCGGCGGGGCCGGGCACCGCAGGCGGCAGGACGGCGTCGGGTTCTGTCCGTGTGGCAGGGCAGCGAGCACAGGTTGCCAAGGCGAGCCGCATCTGGGTAGAGGGAAAACACGACGCCGAACTTGTCGAGAAGGTGTGGGGCGATGACCTCCGGGTGGAGGGCATCGTCGTAGAACCGCTCCACGGCATTGATGACCTCGCTGCCGCCGTGGCCGATTTCAGGCCGGGGCCGGGCAGGCGCCTGGGAGTGCTTGTGGACCACCTGGTACCCGACTCAAAGGAGTCCCGCATCGCCGGATCGGTAATGGCCTCTCCCGGCGCTGCGGGGAATGTGCTGATCGTCGGACACCCCTACGTTGACGTGTGGCAGGCCATCCGCCCTGCTGTCCTTGGCATCGAGAAGTGGCCGGTAGTGCCGCGCGGCCAGGACTGGAAGACCGGCGTCCTCGCCGCCTTTGGCTGGCCGCACGAGACGAAAGAGGACATCGGCCTGGGGTGGCAGAAGCTGCTGGGAGCCGTCCGCAGTTACGCCGACCTGGAAGCGTCCCTGCTGGGCAGGGTGGAAGAAGTCATTGATTTCCTCACAGTCCCCTAG
- the ybeY gene encoding rRNA maturation RNase YbeY has translation MSIEVNNESGIQVDESQLVALSRYIFEQLYIHPQAELSILLVDEPAMEKLHIELMDEPGSTDVLSVPMDELTPGTPDRPTPQGMLGDIAVCPQVATVQAGNAGHSLQDEMLLLTTHGILHLLGYDHAEPEEKAEMFGLQRELLSGFTGKEAPAETTQ, from the coding sequence GTGAGCATCGAGGTAAACAACGAGTCCGGCATCCAGGTGGACGAATCGCAGCTTGTTGCTCTATCCAGGTACATCTTCGAACAGCTTTACATTCATCCGCAGGCCGAGTTGTCCATCCTCCTGGTGGACGAGCCCGCGATGGAGAAGCTTCACATTGAGCTGATGGATGAGCCCGGCTCCACTGACGTGCTGTCCGTGCCGATGGACGAGCTGACTCCGGGCACCCCGGACCGGCCCACACCCCAGGGCATGCTCGGAGACATCGCAGTGTGCCCGCAGGTTGCCACTGTCCAGGCCGGCAACGCAGGCCACTCGCTGCAGGATGAAATGCTGCTGCTGACCACCCACGGCATCCTGCACCTGCTGGGCTACGACCATGCCGAGCCTGAGGAGAAGGCCGAGATGTTCGGCCTCCAGCGCGAACTCCTGTCCGGCTTCACCGGCAAAGAAGCGCCCGCCGAGACCACCCAGTGA
- the era gene encoding GTPase Era, protein MSKKNKAAGDEDFGGFRAGFSVLVGRPNAGKSTLTNALVGKKVAITSAKPQTTRHTIRGIVHREDAQLILVDTPGLHRPRTLLGKRLNDLVADTLAEVDAIGFCLPANEKIGPGDKYIAAQLAAVGRQPVIAIVTKADLVDRQALTEQLLAVAALGREVLGEEGWKDIVPVSAADGFQVKTVADVLISHMPPSPPLYPDGELTDEPEAVMVAELIREAALEGVRDELPHSLAVVVEEIVPREDRPDDSPLLDVRVNLYVERPSQKAIIIGKGGSRLREVGTNARKGIEALLGTRIYLDLHVKVAKDWQRDPKQLVKLGF, encoded by the coding sequence GTGAGCAAGAAAAATAAGGCCGCAGGCGACGAGGATTTCGGCGGCTTCCGGGCAGGGTTTTCCGTCCTGGTGGGCCGCCCCAATGCCGGCAAGTCCACGCTGACGAACGCGCTGGTGGGCAAGAAGGTGGCTATTACCTCCGCCAAGCCGCAGACCACCCGCCACACCATCCGCGGGATCGTCCACCGCGAGGACGCGCAGCTGATCCTTGTGGACACGCCGGGCCTGCACCGTCCCCGGACCCTTCTGGGCAAGCGCCTGAACGACCTCGTAGCGGACACGCTCGCGGAGGTGGACGCCATCGGGTTCTGCCTGCCCGCCAACGAAAAGATCGGACCCGGCGACAAGTACATCGCCGCCCAGCTCGCCGCTGTTGGCCGCCAGCCTGTTATTGCCATCGTCACCAAAGCGGATCTGGTCGACCGGCAGGCACTGACCGAGCAGCTGCTTGCTGTGGCTGCGCTTGGGCGGGAAGTGCTGGGGGAGGAAGGCTGGAAGGACATTGTTCCGGTGTCGGCCGCCGACGGCTTCCAGGTCAAAACCGTAGCTGACGTACTGATCAGCCACATGCCGCCGTCGCCCCCGCTGTACCCGGACGGCGAGCTGACCGACGAGCCGGAAGCCGTTATGGTCGCCGAACTGATCCGGGAAGCGGCGCTGGAAGGTGTCCGCGACGAACTGCCGCATTCACTGGCGGTGGTGGTCGAAGAGATCGTGCCCCGGGAGGACCGTCCGGACGATAGCCCCCTGCTCGATGTGCGCGTGAACCTTTACGTCGAACGCCCGTCCCAGAAGGCCATCATCATCGGTAAAGGCGGCAGCCGGCTGCGTGAAGTGGGCACGAACGCACGCAAGGGAATTGAGGCGCTGCTGGGGACCCGCATCTACCTTGACCTGCACGTGAAGGTGGCAAAGGACTGGCAGCGGGATCCGAAACAGCTGGTCAAGCTGGGCTTCTGA
- the dnaJ gene encoding molecular chaperone DnaJ: MSSHYEVLGVAPDATGEEIKKAYRKLARTLHPDVNPGEDVADRFKAVTHAYEVLSDPQKRRVYDTTGNENGTDNGFGGGAYAGQGFAFQDIFDTFFGAGGTTGPASRVRRGQDALISVRIELRDAVFGVNKKLEVDTAVVCPTCEGSCCQPGTHPERCDICGGSGQVQRAVRSILGQVMTAAPCGTCEGFGTVIKDPCNECSGQGRIRSRRSLTIKVPAGVATGTRIQLSGQGEAGPAGGPAGDLYVEIRVNNDATYVREGDDLHATLNIPMTAAALGTDVTLETFDGAQEIDVKAGTQSGEIITLRGLGVTHLRGYGRGDLKVHLQVETPAKLDAAQEDLLRQLAKLRGEQITEGKLAASGGMFAKLRDRLGNL; the protein is encoded by the coding sequence TTGAGCAGCCACTACGAAGTCCTTGGAGTCGCACCGGATGCCACCGGGGAAGAGATCAAGAAGGCCTACCGAAAGCTGGCCCGGACCCTTCACCCGGACGTCAATCCCGGTGAGGATGTTGCGGACCGCTTCAAGGCAGTGACCCATGCCTATGAAGTCCTCTCGGATCCCCAGAAGCGGCGGGTCTATGACACCACCGGAAACGAAAACGGCACGGACAACGGATTCGGCGGGGGAGCGTACGCCGGGCAGGGCTTCGCCTTCCAGGACATCTTCGACACCTTCTTTGGCGCGGGCGGCACTACCGGTCCTGCGTCGCGGGTCCGGCGCGGGCAGGATGCGCTCATCAGCGTCCGGATCGAGCTCCGCGACGCCGTGTTCGGAGTCAACAAGAAGCTCGAAGTGGACACGGCGGTGGTCTGCCCCACCTGTGAGGGCTCATGCTGCCAGCCCGGAACCCACCCCGAGCGCTGCGATATCTGCGGCGGCAGCGGCCAGGTCCAGAGGGCCGTGCGTTCAATCCTTGGCCAGGTCATGACTGCCGCTCCGTGCGGCACCTGCGAAGGTTTTGGAACCGTTATCAAGGACCCGTGCAACGAGTGCAGCGGACAGGGCCGCATCCGCAGCCGCCGTTCCCTGACCATTAAGGTTCCTGCCGGCGTCGCCACCGGGACACGCATCCAGCTCTCGGGCCAGGGCGAAGCAGGTCCCGCCGGTGGCCCCGCCGGCGATCTCTACGTGGAGATCCGCGTCAACAACGACGCCACGTACGTCCGGGAAGGTGACGACCTGCACGCCACCCTCAACATCCCCATGACAGCAGCCGCCCTGGGCACCGACGTGACCCTCGAAACCTTCGACGGGGCCCAGGAGATCGATGTGAAGGCCGGCACGCAGTCCGGAGAGATCATCACCCTGCGCGGCCTGGGCGTCACCCACCTGCGCGGGTACGGCCGCGGTGACCTGAAGGTCCATCTCCAGGTCGAGACGCCCGCCAAGCTTGATGCGGCGCAGGAAGACCTGCTGCGCCAGCTCGCCAAACTCCGCGGCGAGCAGATCACGGAGGGAAAGCTTGCTGCCAGCGGCGGCATGTTTGCCAAGCTCCGGGACCGGCTCGGTAACCTGTAG
- a CDS encoding PhoH family protein — protein MTESANGKRRLVTGEGAAGEFPHTLPGVRTEVVLFDNSDQMVQSLGSHDEALRFIEEQFPAVNFHVRGNELSISGPAADVPRIMRLLHEVRGLVARGTVISPAVLQQLVALLRTQSLQNPVDVLTHDILSSRGKTIRPKTLNQKNYVDAIDANTVIFGIGPAGTGKTYLAMAKAVQALQQKEVSRIILTRPAVEAGERLGFLPGTLSDKIDPYLRPLYDALHDMMDPESIPRLMAAGTIEVAPLAYMRGRTLNDAFIILDEAQNTTPEQMKMFLTRLGFGSKMVVTGDVTQVDLPFGTRSGLRIVEEILQGIDDVNFSVLDAADVVRHRLVGDIVNAYSVWDDVQRSRVKHSASREKRGEHA, from the coding sequence ATGACTGAATCAGCTAACGGAAAGCGCAGGCTTGTCACCGGCGAGGGCGCAGCAGGGGAGTTTCCCCACACACTCCCTGGCGTCCGTACCGAAGTAGTCCTCTTCGACAATTCCGACCAGATGGTTCAGTCGCTGGGCAGCCACGACGAGGCGTTGCGGTTCATTGAGGAACAGTTCCCTGCCGTCAATTTCCATGTCAGGGGAAACGAGCTCTCCATCAGCGGTCCGGCGGCGGACGTGCCGCGGATCATGCGGCTCCTGCACGAGGTCCGCGGACTCGTTGCCCGCGGTACCGTCATCAGCCCGGCCGTGCTGCAGCAGCTCGTGGCCCTTCTGCGTACCCAATCCCTGCAGAATCCCGTGGATGTGCTGACCCACGACATCCTGTCCAGCCGCGGCAAGACAATACGTCCGAAAACGCTGAACCAGAAGAATTACGTTGACGCCATCGACGCCAACACCGTCATCTTCGGAATCGGGCCCGCCGGAACCGGCAAGACCTACCTGGCGATGGCCAAAGCGGTCCAGGCCCTGCAGCAGAAGGAAGTGAGCCGGATCATCCTGACCCGCCCGGCAGTCGAAGCTGGGGAGCGGCTTGGTTTCCTTCCCGGCACGCTGAGCGACAAGATCGATCCTTACCTGCGTCCGCTGTACGACGCCCTGCACGACATGATGGATCCGGAATCGATTCCGCGGCTCATGGCGGCGGGGACCATCGAAGTCGCGCCGCTGGCCTACATGCGTGGCCGTACCCTCAACGACGCCTTCATCATCCTTGACGAGGCGCAGAACACCACGCCCGAGCAGATGAAGATGTTCCTCACCAGGCTTGGCTTCGGATCCAAAATGGTGGTCACGGGCGACGTCACGCAGGTGGACCTGCCCTTCGGCACCCGGTCCGGCCTGCGAATTGTGGAAGAGATCCTGCAGGGCATCGACGACGTGAACTTCTCCGTCCTGGACGCGGCCGACGTCGTCCGGCACCGCCTGGTGGGCGATATCGTCAACGCCTACAGCGTCTGGGATGACGTCCAGCGCAGCCGGGTCAAGCATTCCGCAAGCCGGGAAAAGCGGGGGGAACACGCGTGA
- a CDS encoding hemolysin family protein has translation MTPLLLVAMALAFLGIAAVLTAAEAAFNFLPRHDAEEALLKSRGTAMRRILAQPVAHIRALRFWRIWFETASAVAVAVLLYSLLDNIWLAGLAATGIMALLGFVIVGVSPRQLGRLHSAAVVRFTAPMIRFLTWVLGPIPKWLVALGSAAAPGAPGGDEAFFSEQEFRELVERASESDMIEDTEAEMIQSVFDFGDTLVRAVMVPRTDILSIEAGSSLHRAMSLFLRSGYSRIPVIGEDTDHILGIVYLKDVAAVLHELAPGEEPPLVDSLVREVRYVPESKQVSDLLRELQKESTHVAIVIDEYGGTAGLVTLEDLIEEIVGEIVDEYDTESAEAVELGDGSYRVSARMSIDDLGELFDIELDDDEVDTVGGLLAKALGRVPIVGSSVEVDGVSLRADRLEGRRNRVSHIIAAQVPKVDTDLEDLLQEAEATQQGVPREQEK, from the coding sequence GTGACCCCTTTGCTCCTGGTCGCGATGGCCTTGGCTTTCCTGGGCATTGCGGCAGTACTGACGGCGGCTGAGGCCGCCTTCAACTTCCTCCCGCGGCACGACGCTGAAGAAGCACTCCTGAAGAGCCGCGGCACGGCCATGCGCCGGATCCTGGCGCAGCCCGTGGCTCACATCCGGGCGCTGCGGTTCTGGCGCATCTGGTTCGAGACGGCCTCCGCGGTCGCTGTCGCTGTCCTGCTGTACAGCCTGCTCGACAACATCTGGCTGGCCGGGCTGGCTGCAACGGGCATCATGGCCCTCCTGGGATTCGTCATCGTAGGCGTTTCTCCCCGCCAGCTCGGAAGGCTCCATTCGGCCGCCGTCGTTCGCTTCACCGCACCGATGATCCGTTTCCTCACCTGGGTGCTGGGACCCATCCCTAAGTGGCTCGTGGCCTTGGGAAGTGCTGCAGCCCCTGGCGCGCCCGGCGGCGATGAGGCGTTCTTCAGCGAGCAGGAATTCCGTGAGCTCGTGGAACGGGCCAGCGAATCGGACATGATCGAGGACACCGAGGCCGAGATGATCCAGTCGGTCTTTGACTTCGGCGACACCCTGGTCCGGGCCGTAATGGTGCCGCGCACAGACATCCTCAGCATCGAAGCAGGCTCAAGCCTGCACCGCGCCATGTCGCTCTTCCTGCGCTCGGGGTACTCCAGGATTCCCGTCATCGGGGAAGACACGGACCATATCCTCGGCATCGTCTACCTCAAGGACGTAGCGGCCGTCCTCCACGAGCTGGCCCCCGGTGAGGAGCCGCCCCTGGTGGATTCGCTGGTCAGGGAGGTGCGGTATGTGCCCGAATCGAAGCAGGTCAGCGACCTGTTGCGGGAGTTGCAGAAGGAATCCACGCACGTGGCCATCGTGATCGACGAGTATGGCGGTACCGCCGGACTTGTCACGCTCGAGGACCTGATCGAGGAGATCGTGGGCGAAATCGTTGACGAGTATGATACCGAAAGCGCCGAGGCCGTGGAGCTGGGCGACGGCTCCTACCGCGTGAGCGCCCGGATGAGCATCGATGACCTCGGTGAGCTTTTTGACATTGAGCTCGACGACGACGAGGTGGACACCGTGGGCGGCCTCCTCGCCAAGGCGCTGGGCCGCGTACCCATCGTCGGCAGCAGCGTGGAAGTTGACGGGGTCTCGCTGCGCGCCGACAGGCTTGAGGGCCGACGGAACCGTGTCAGCCACATCATTGCGGCGCAGGTTCCAAAAGTAGACACTGACCTTGAAGACCTCCTCCAGGAGGCGGAAGCAACCCAGCAGGGAGTTCCACGTGAGCAAGAAAAATAA
- a CDS encoding 16S rRNA (uracil(1498)-N(3))-methyltransferase: MSNPVFFTAPGSLDRMVPDGVFILEGAEARHAVTVKRLSPGEAVDIVDGAGTRMSGKVTAASSSGLEVACASVVVEDRPLTRLVLVQALAKGDRDELAIETATELGIDAVIPWQSERSIVRWKGDRAAKAHGKWQSVVTAAAKQARRAWIPEVRAAVDTAGLAAAVETAALAVVLHEDAVRPLRAVLETWLETGAAEAVREVFLIVGPEGGISQREVTRLCGQGAVTALLGHHVLRSSTAGPAAVVLASDVLGRWAAPVL, translated from the coding sequence GTGAGCAACCCGGTCTTTTTCACCGCGCCCGGGTCCCTGGACCGGATGGTGCCGGACGGCGTCTTTATCCTGGAGGGAGCCGAGGCGCGGCACGCGGTCACGGTTAAGCGGCTCTCTCCGGGCGAGGCGGTGGACATCGTTGACGGCGCCGGTACACGGATGAGCGGCAAGGTTACAGCCGCTTCCTCCTCCGGACTTGAAGTGGCATGCGCGTCCGTGGTTGTTGAGGACCGGCCACTCACCAGGCTCGTGCTGGTCCAGGCCCTGGCCAAGGGCGACCGGGACGAGCTTGCCATCGAGACGGCCACCGAACTGGGGATTGACGCCGTTATTCCCTGGCAGTCCGAACGTTCCATCGTGCGGTGGAAGGGTGACCGGGCAGCCAAGGCACATGGGAAATGGCAGTCCGTTGTCACCGCCGCCGCCAAGCAGGCGCGCCGGGCCTGGATACCCGAGGTGCGGGCCGCCGTCGACACCGCCGGCCTCGCCGCCGCCGTCGAGACGGCAGCCCTGGCCGTTGTCCTGCACGAGGACGCGGTACGCCCCTTGCGGGCGGTCCTGGAAACATGGCTGGAAACGGGCGCTGCTGAAGCTGTGCGGGAAGTATTCCTGATCGTAGGACCCGAGGGCGGCATCAGCCAGCGTGAAGTTACCCGGCTGTGCGGCCAGGGTGCCGTGACGGCCCTCCTGGGGCACCATGTGCTGCGCTCATCAACGGCCGGTCCCGCCGCCGTCGTTCTTGCCAGCGACGTTCTGGGCCGCTGGGCTGCGCCGGTACTTTGA
- the hrcA gene encoding heat-inducible transcriptional repressor HrcA — MSEPRKLEVLRAIVEDYVHSREPVGSKALVERHHLGVSSATIRNDMAALEDEGLITAPHTSAGRIPTDKGYRLFVDQISAVKPLSQAERRAIQSLLEGADDLDDVLERTVRLLSQLTNQVAVVQYPHVNRALVRHIEFVLLAPRKVLVVLIANSGKVEQRVIDVGQDLADDAIAALRGQFLGSLAGTPLAQLGQSLPAVVSGVAPGQRQAAQALAHGLEGLAHSSREDRMVMAGTANLARSNVDFPLSIGPVLEALEEQVVMLRLLSEMAQDHRGVAVSIGRENPYDGLAEASVVATGYGPDSVAKIGVLGPTRMDYPTTMAAVRAVARYLSRILGP; from the coding sequence GTGAGCGAGCCGCGCAAACTGGAAGTACTGCGGGCGATCGTGGAGGACTACGTCCACTCCCGCGAGCCGGTGGGGTCCAAGGCCCTCGTGGAGCGTCACCATCTCGGCGTTTCCAGCGCCACCATTCGCAATGACATGGCCGCGCTTGAGGACGAAGGACTGATTACCGCCCCGCACACCAGCGCGGGCCGCATCCCCACGGACAAAGGCTACCGGCTCTTCGTCGACCAGATTTCCGCGGTGAAGCCGCTGTCCCAGGCGGAGCGGCGGGCCATCCAGTCACTGCTGGAAGGCGCAGATGACCTCGACGACGTCCTGGAACGCACCGTCCGGCTGTTGTCCCAGCTGACAAACCAGGTGGCCGTCGTCCAGTATCCGCACGTTAACCGAGCACTGGTCCGACACATCGAATTCGTTCTCCTTGCCCCTCGGAAGGTGTTGGTGGTGCTGATTGCCAACAGCGGCAAGGTTGAACAGCGGGTCATCGACGTCGGGCAGGACCTGGCTGACGACGCGATCGCTGCGCTGCGCGGCCAATTCCTTGGATCCCTCGCCGGCACTCCCTTGGCCCAGCTTGGGCAGTCACTGCCCGCAGTGGTGTCCGGCGTAGCCCCCGGGCAGCGGCAGGCAGCCCAGGCGCTGGCGCACGGGCTGGAGGGCCTGGCCCACAGCAGCCGGGAAGACCGGATGGTGATGGCCGGCACGGCCAACCTGGCCCGTTCCAACGTTGACTTTCCGCTAAGCATCGGGCCGGTGCTGGAGGCGCTCGAGGAGCAGGTGGTGATGCTCCGCCTGCTAAGCGAGATGGCACAGGACCACCGCGGAGTGGCCGTGAGCATCGGCCGCGAAAACCCATACGACGGCCTGGCGGAGGCTTCCGTCGTCGCAACGGGCTATGGCCCGGACAGCGTCGCCAAGATTGGCGTGCTGGGTCCCACCAGAATGGACTACCCCACCACCATGGCGGCAGTCAGGGCTGTGGCCCGTTACCTGTCACGGATTCTGGGACCCTGA